From a region of the Fischerella sp. JS2 genome:
- the crtB gene encoding cyanoexosortase B: MLNQRSFQNIISPKLLSLAILAILGLLYAPVLLYWLDGWLHKNISTEHEYFSHGIIGLPFAAYIAWLKRKLWQRLPDHQHPFGAVLLLIGGIFYLSGVSEWVNLSLPVMLSGLCLWFKGIPGCKLQKFSLLLVFLATPTPLPYLIAPYTFPLQSFIAGTAGFILNQFGMTVTVDEINIYVGGRIVEVAPYCAGLKMLFTTLYVGLMLLYWTNTLSSRRKTISFLLIAMLISISGNIIRNTLLTYFHGTGNEGAFHWLHDSWGGDMFSAVMLMLLIPVLNNIDNFFSESVEIQQKQVSG; the protein is encoded by the coding sequence ATGCTCAATCAGCGTTCATTTCAAAATATAATTTCACCAAAGTTGCTTAGCTTAGCCATTCTAGCTATTTTAGGTCTGCTATATGCTCCTGTGTTACTGTATTGGCTGGATGGTTGGTTACATAAAAATATCAGCACAGAACACGAATATTTTAGTCACGGTATTATTGGTTTACCTTTTGCTGCATATATAGCTTGGCTAAAACGGAAACTTTGGCAAAGACTACCAGATCATCAACATCCTTTTGGTGCTGTCCTCTTATTAATAGGAGGAATTTTTTATCTAAGTGGAGTTAGCGAATGGGTTAATCTTTCTTTGCCTGTCATGCTTTCAGGATTGTGCTTATGGTTCAAAGGCATTCCTGGCTGCAAATTACAAAAGTTTTCCTTGCTGTTAGTTTTTCTGGCAACACCAACACCACTTCCCTATTTAATTGCCCCCTATACCTTTCCTTTACAAAGTTTCATTGCTGGTACGGCAGGCTTTATTTTAAATCAGTTTGGTATGACAGTAACTGTCGATGAGATCAATATATATGTAGGAGGAAGAATTGTAGAAGTCGCTCCTTACTGTGCAGGGTTAAAAATGTTATTTACGACTCTCTATGTCGGCTTGATGCTACTTTATTGGACTAATACATTATCATCTCGACGCAAGACCATTTCATTTTTATTGATAGCCATGTTGATTAGCATTAGCGGCAATATTATTCGCAATACTTTATTAACCTACTTTCATGGTACGGGTAATGAAGGAGCTTTTCATTGGTTACATGACAGTTGGGGTGGTGATATGTTTTCTGCCGTCATGTTAATGCTATTGATACCTGTTCTAAATAATATTGATAATTTCTTCTCTGAATCTGTAGAAATTCAGCAAAAACAAGTTAGTGGGTAG
- a CDS encoding DegT/DnrJ/EryC1/StrS aminotransferase family protein, protein MNIPITIPFVDLNLQHLPIQNRLQQAIQSVLERGDFVLGKALSDFEAAFATASDTKYGIGVASGTDAIALGLQACNIHPGDEVILPANTFVATLIGVLRTGAKPILVDCDPYTALIDLEAAAKAITAKTKAIIPVHLYGQMVSPKQLLDLADTHKILIFEDAAQAHLAEREGYRAGSVGTAAAFSFYPSKNLGSFGDGGILLTQDQDVTEKMVRLRNYGASRKYFHTEIGTNSRLDTIQAAVLHQKLPYLPNWNRDRLTIAQHYDTELAALATQGIIPIQNYSAEGHVYHLYVIRICESCPVNRSVIQEQLTAIGIQTGIHYPIPCHLQPGFSNLGYQKGDFPHAEMLANQILSLPIYPGLSNSQIQKVTDAIARILKVNSSTESLLFT, encoded by the coding sequence ATGAATATACCAATAACAATCCCTTTTGTAGACTTGAATTTACAACATCTGCCGATTCAAAATCGGCTGCAACAGGCAATCCAATCAGTATTAGAACGGGGAGATTTTGTTTTAGGAAAAGCACTTTCAGATTTTGAAGCAGCTTTTGCCACGGCTTCTGATACAAAATACGGAATTGGTGTTGCATCTGGAACTGATGCGATCGCTCTCGGTTTACAAGCTTGCAATATCCATCCTGGAGACGAAGTCATCTTACCAGCTAACACTTTTGTGGCAACACTCATTGGAGTTTTGCGTACAGGAGCAAAACCAATTTTAGTAGATTGCGATCCCTACACAGCTTTAATTGATTTAGAAGCAGCAGCAAAAGCAATTACAGCAAAAACAAAAGCAATTATTCCTGTACATCTTTATGGCCAAATGGTGTCACCGAAACAGCTATTAGATTTGGCTGATACCCATAAAATATTAATTTTTGAAGACGCCGCCCAAGCACATTTAGCCGAACGGGAAGGATATCGCGCTGGTTCAGTAGGTACAGCAGCTGCTTTTAGTTTTTATCCCAGCAAAAATTTAGGATCATTTGGAGATGGGGGAATACTCCTAACGCAAGATCAAGATGTAACTGAAAAAATGGTACGTTTGCGTAACTACGGTGCGTCCCGCAAGTATTTTCACACAGAAATAGGAACCAACAGCCGCTTAGATACCATCCAAGCTGCTGTGCTGCACCAAAAATTACCATATCTGCCAAACTGGAATCGCGATCGCCTTACTATTGCTCAGCATTATGATACTGAACTAGCAGCTCTAGCAACACAAGGTATTATTCCCATCCAAAACTACAGTGCTGAAGGGCATGTATACCACCTGTATGTAATTAGAATTTGTGAATCTTGTCCTGTAAATCGTTCTGTCATTCAAGAACAACTCACAGCTATAGGAATTCAAACAGGAATTCATTACCCAATTCCTTGCCATCTGCAACCAGGATTCTCGAATTTGGGCTATCAAAAGGGTGATTTTCCTCATGCAGAAATGCTAGCAAATCAAATCTTATCGTTACCTATATATCCAGGTTTAAGCAACAGCCAAATTCAGAAAGTTACAGATGCGATCGCCCGCATTCTAAAAGTTAATTCTTCCACTGAAAGCCTCTTGTTTACTTAA
- a CDS encoding GAF domain-containing sensor histidine kinase, with amino-acid sequence MVESENKLLSLKDGWASPETREQQRLRALSELGLRQPETIPVFEEATQTAAHFLEAPISILGFVDQERHWFKSAVGLSRLGLMNQLAQNRQLLRQESFCTQVVENSQTIVINDTKKLGDAGSTVASKLVEDYGIRAYLGAPLFDACGNCLGALAVMDLVPRNFTNRDIEFLQIIARWSMSEFERNRLLQATSEIKTAHSVSDWSLPEPKKSESEIRISPITLPTSSVPTSQLKLELLEQLTQELRTPLTSVLGMASVLGREIYGPLTTKQREYLDIIQHSGRYLLSLVNEISELGAMDETETALNLSSVDIEMLCQQAINTLEEAANRREQDIRLSLEPGRNRIWLLDKDKVRQILYHLIFSVIQLSATGSVVRIHVSHKENTLNITVWVSHPWLGDGITEVDPYFRLSAVPLLELTEETAAEFNALLEDQEDVSSLPLGLDKSQTVKVSTSSILNTTRRSGSLSRESLGLLLSCHLAELHGGYLSIQGSPEAGFRYILSLPLNQEKAEVLSDISSTTAS; translated from the coding sequence ATGGTAGAGTCGGAAAATAAATTGTTGTCTTTAAAGGATGGTTGGGCATCTCCAGAAACGAGAGAACAACAACGTCTCAGGGCATTGTCAGAATTAGGGTTACGACAACCAGAAACAATTCCAGTTTTTGAAGAAGCTACTCAAACTGCTGCTCACTTTTTGGAAGCACCAATTTCGATTTTGGGATTTGTCGATCAAGAACGCCATTGGTTCAAATCAGCAGTAGGCTTATCTAGATTGGGATTAATGAATCAGTTAGCGCAAAATCGCCAATTACTACGTCAGGAGTCTTTTTGCACTCAAGTAGTAGAAAATTCGCAAACTATAGTTATAAATGATACCAAAAAGCTAGGAGATGCAGGCAGTACTGTTGCTAGCAAATTAGTGGAGGATTATGGCATTCGTGCTTATTTAGGAGCGCCACTATTTGATGCTTGTGGAAATTGTTTGGGCGCATTGGCAGTAATGGATTTAGTGCCACGCAATTTTACCAATCGAGACATTGAGTTTTTACAAATCATCGCTCGTTGGAGTATGAGCGAATTTGAACGCAACCGACTCCTGCAAGCGACTTCAGAAATAAAAACAGCGCATAGCGTTTCTGACTGGTCACTCCCAGAGCCTAAAAAGAGTGAAAGTGAAATTAGAATCAGTCCAATTACTTTGCCAACCAGTTCAGTTCCTACTAGTCAACTAAAGTTAGAACTGTTGGAACAGTTAACCCAGGAGTTACGTACACCTTTAACATCTGTACTGGGTATGGCTAGTGTTTTGGGACGTGAAATTTATGGGCCTTTGACTACCAAGCAGAGAGAATATTTAGACATTATCCAACATAGCGGTAGATACCTGCTTTCTCTGGTAAATGAAATTTCTGAACTGGGAGCAATGGATGAAACTGAGACAGCTTTGAATCTATCGTCTGTAGATATTGAAATGCTGTGTCAACAAGCAATTAATACTCTGGAAGAGGCTGCTAATCGCCGTGAGCAGGATATTCGCCTATCTCTTGAACCTGGACGCAATCGCATTTGGCTTTTGGATAAAGACAAGGTGCGACAGATACTCTATCACCTGATTTTTAGTGTGATTCAACTTTCTGCTACAGGTAGTGTTGTGCGAATTCATGTTTCTCATAAGGAAAATACGCTTAACATTACGGTGTGGGTTTCCCATCCTTGGCTGGGAGATGGAATCACCGAGGTTGATCCTTATTTTCGTCTGAGTGCAGTGCCGTTGCTAGAACTAACAGAAGAGACAGCCGCCGAATTTAATGCTCTGTTGGAAGATCAAGAAGATGTATCTAGTCTGCCATTAGGCTTAGACAAATCACAAACTGTGAAAGTTTCGACATCAAGTATCCTCAATACAACTAGGCGTTCTGGTTCTCTCTCGCGGGAAAGCCTAGGTTTACTGCTCAGTTGTCATTTAGCAGAATTACACGGCGGGTATCTTTCAATTCAAGGATCACCAGAGGCAGGATTCCGCTATATCCTGAGTTTGCCACTAAATCAAGAAAAAGCAGAAGTTTTGAGCGATATTTCCTCAACAACTGCTTCCTAG
- a CDS encoding IctB family putative bicarbonate transporter has protein sequence MNIIWRKFTLSYLPLQEYLDSSYLHGSLVGVLRSWRQSSILMQWGDIIAATLVSLVLVLAPFTAANTTLLGVLLAACTGFWLLLTLSDEVSSSNNLFATPIHLLVLLYWGVCVVATALSPEKKAALEGLINFTLYLVLFALCARILKSPRIRAFLLVLYLHVSLVVSIYGVRQKIFGAAQLATWVDPESPLSKNTRVYSYLGNPNLLAGYLLPAVILSLAAVFAWRGWLRKGLAITMLVVNLACFRFADSRGGFIGLAIALVAAVLLLRYWYADYLPRFWRIWLVPILLGCFVAFFAIMFGVSETFRLRINSIFAGREDSSNNFRINVWTAVFRMIQDFPIFGIGPGHDVFNEIYPLYQLPRYNALSAYSILLEVTVETGIVGLVSFIWLLLVIFNTGWLQLQRFRQLNSVDGLWLIGAIAALVGMLGHGFVDTVWYRPVVNSVWWLLVALVASYWNPVVSDHNRQVNSLHPELGTD, from the coding sequence ATGAATATAATCTGGCGAAAATTCACATTATCTTATCTTCCACTCCAGGAATACCTGGACTCTAGCTACCTGCATGGTTCTCTAGTAGGAGTGCTGCGCTCTTGGCGGCAAAGCAGTATTTTAATGCAGTGGGGAGATATCATAGCGGCTACCTTAGTCAGCTTGGTGTTAGTGTTAGCACCTTTTACCGCAGCGAATACAACCCTACTTGGGGTTTTGTTAGCTGCTTGTACAGGATTTTGGCTACTGTTAACTTTGTCTGATGAGGTAAGCTCCTCAAATAATTTATTTGCTACCCCTATTCACTTGCTGGTGTTGCTGTATTGGGGAGTCTGCGTGGTTGCTACGGCCTTATCACCAGAGAAAAAAGCAGCTTTAGAAGGATTAATAAATTTTACACTTTATTTAGTGCTGTTTGCTCTGTGTGCCAGGATACTTAAATCGCCCCGGATTCGAGCTTTTTTACTGGTTTTATACTTACATGTGTCCTTAGTTGTCAGTATCTATGGTGTGCGGCAGAAGATTTTTGGTGCTGCACAGCTGGCAACTTGGGTTGACCCTGAATCTCCATTGTCTAAAAATACCAGGGTCTATAGTTATTTGGGTAATCCAAATTTGCTGGCTGGATATTTGTTACCAGCTGTGATTTTGAGTTTGGCGGCGGTGTTTGCTTGGCGAGGATGGCTGCGTAAAGGGTTGGCTATCACTATGTTGGTTGTGAATCTTGCCTGCTTTCGTTTTGCTGACAGTCGTGGTGGCTTTATTGGTTTGGCGATCGCACTAGTTGCTGCTGTCTTGCTATTACGCTATTGGTACGCTGATTACTTACCCCGGTTTTGGCGTATCTGGTTAGTACCCATACTGTTAGGGTGTTTTGTAGCTTTTTTTGCAATCATGTTTGGCGTTTCGGAAACTTTTCGCTTACGCATTAACAGTATTTTTGCGGGGCGTGAAGATAGTAGTAATAACTTCCGTATAAATGTTTGGACTGCGGTGTTCAGAATGATCCAAGACTTTCCGATTTTTGGTATTGGGCCTGGACATGATGTTTTTAATGAGATTTATCCACTCTACCAACTACCTCGGTATAACGCTTTAAGCGCCTACTCGATTTTGTTAGAAGTGACTGTGGAAACCGGAATTGTTGGTTTGGTTAGTTTCATTTGGTTACTACTAGTAATATTTAATACAGGTTGGTTGCAACTGCAAAGATTCCGACAATTAAATAGCGTAGATGGTTTGTGGTTAATTGGAGCGATCGCTGCTTTAGTAGGTATGCTAGGTCATGGTTTTGTAGACACTGTGTGGTATCGCCCTGTAGTTAATAGTGTCTGGTGGCTTTTAGTTGCTTTAGTTGCCAGCTACTGGAATCCTGTGGTATCAGACCATAACCGACAAGTAAATTCACTGCATCCAGAACTTGGGACAGATTAA
- a CDS encoding WGxxGxxG family protein, whose translation MKNNFSKMVSASVLTLGMTILPLTIPAQAQTTTDPTINNPNNPNAPTTGVYYDRGFDWGWLGLLGLLGLAGLAGRKRNDESTRYRDPNAVGSSTYRE comes from the coding sequence ATGAAAAACAACTTCAGCAAAATGGTTAGCGCTAGTGTCCTCACTTTGGGCATGACAATTCTCCCCTTAACCATACCCGCGCAAGCACAAACCACCACAGATCCCACGATTAATAATCCTAATAATCCGAATGCACCAACTACCGGAGTTTATTATGATAGAGGTTTTGACTGGGGATGGTTAGGATTACTCGGTTTGTTAGGTTTAGCAGGTTTAGCAGGCAGGAAGCGTAACGATGAGTCAACTCGTTATCGCGATCCGAACGCTGTAGGTAGTAGCACCTATAGAGAATAA
- the smpB gene encoding SsrA-binding protein SmpB — MSDKSDGYKVISDNRQARYLYEILETYEAGIQLTGTEVKSIRAGRVNLQDGYALIRNGEVWLINVHISPYTASGQYFNHEPRRTRKLLLHRQEIRKLIGKVEQQGLTLVPLKMYLKRGWVKVSIALVKGKKLHDKREDIKKRQDQREMQRAMKNY; from the coding sequence ATGAGTGATAAGAGCGACGGTTATAAGGTTATTAGTGACAATCGGCAAGCCCGGTATTTGTACGAAATTCTTGAAACCTACGAAGCTGGTATTCAGTTGACGGGGACTGAGGTAAAATCAATTCGTGCAGGTAGGGTAAATCTTCAAGATGGCTATGCTTTAATCCGCAATGGAGAGGTATGGCTGATTAACGTGCATATTTCCCCTTATACTGCCAGTGGACAGTATTTTAACCATGAACCACGTCGTACACGCAAATTACTGCTGCATCGCCAAGAAATTCGCAAGCTAATTGGTAAGGTAGAGCAGCAGGGATTGACTTTGGTTCCTTTAAAGATGTATCTCAAACGCGGTTGGGTGAAAGTTAGTATCGCCCTTGTTAAAGGTAAAAAGTTACATGACAAACGAGAGGATATTAAAAAACGTCAAGACCAGCGCGAAATGCAACGGGCAATGAAAAATTATTAA
- a CDS encoding rhomboid family intramembrane serine protease — translation MVPIRDNNPTKITPYVTYGLIAVNVVAFLYESSLPPQYLDGFFHLFAVVPRELTASFAGISVNQPVPEWVTLFTAQFLHGGLLHLGGNMLFLWIFGNNVEDKLGHIKYLFFYLASGVLATLAQWYFSQNSAIPSLGASGAIAGVLGAYIIRFPQAEVLGVVPLGFFFPTFRVPAYFFLGFWFIEQAFYGLASLEAPTNIGMENGGIAYWAHAGGFVVGAILGPILGLFQQDSEQEKYNW, via the coding sequence GTGGTTCCAATTAGAGATAATAATCCAACCAAAATCACGCCCTATGTGACTTATGGGCTAATTGCTGTTAATGTTGTAGCATTTCTTTATGAATCTAGTCTCCCTCCCCAATATTTAGATGGATTCTTTCACTTATTTGCAGTAGTACCGCGAGAACTTACAGCTAGTTTTGCAGGTATTTCTGTAAATCAGCCCGTACCAGAGTGGGTAACTTTATTTACTGCCCAATTTTTACATGGTGGTTTGCTACACCTTGGTGGCAACATGTTGTTTTTGTGGATCTTTGGTAACAATGTCGAAGACAAATTAGGTCATATTAAATATTTATTTTTCTATTTAGCTAGTGGTGTTCTAGCAACATTAGCTCAATGGTACTTTTCCCAAAATTCTGCTATTCCCTCATTAGGAGCAAGTGGTGCGATCGCTGGTGTTTTGGGAGCATACATCATTCGCTTTCCCCAAGCTGAAGTTCTTGGCGTTGTTCCCTTGGGATTTTTCTTCCCTACCTTCCGTGTACCAGCATACTTTTTTCTAGGATTTTGGTTTATTGAACAAGCTTTCTACGGTCTTGCTAGTCTAGAAGCACCAACAAACATTGGTATGGAAAACGGAGGTATTGCCTACTGGGCCCATGCTGGTGGTTTTGTGGTTGGGGCAATTCTTGGCCCGATACTGGGATTATTTCAACAAGATTCAGAGCAAGAAAAATATAATTGGTAG
- a CDS encoding response regulator transcription factor, protein MPLTILVVDDDPGTRLSISDYLELSGYSVIVADDGQEALAKVEEYHPDLMVTDIVMPRMNGYELVRQVRQKSEFRLLPVILLTARTKTQERILGYQSGCDLYLPKPFELEELGAAIRNLLARSQIIQSAYRLSHLENTNTLDGNGSQLNEIQKSQWFLELTPREREVLELLTHGLSNADMGQKLHLSPRTVEKYVSSLLRKTGASNRAELVRFAMKHGLVE, encoded by the coding sequence ATGCCCTTGACGATCCTTGTAGTGGATGACGATCCGGGCACTCGTCTGTCTATCAGCGATTATCTTGAACTGTCTGGCTACTCGGTAATTGTTGCTGATGACGGTCAAGAAGCTTTAGCAAAGGTGGAAGAGTACCATCCTGATTTGATGGTTACTGATATTGTCATGCCACGAATGAACGGTTATGAACTGGTACGCCAAGTCCGCCAAAAATCTGAATTTCGTTTGCTACCAGTAATTTTGTTGACAGCAAGAACAAAAACACAGGAAAGAATTCTTGGTTATCAATCTGGGTGTGATTTGTATTTACCCAAGCCTTTTGAATTAGAAGAGTTAGGAGCAGCTATTCGTAATTTATTGGCGCGATCACAAATTATTCAATCTGCATACCGTCTTTCTCATCTAGAAAATACCAACACTTTGGATGGTAACGGCTCACAGTTAAATGAGATTCAAAAATCCCAGTGGTTCTTAGAACTGACTCCTAGAGAACGAGAAGTTCTAGAACTTTTGACTCATGGTCTTTCTAATGCTGATATGGGTCAAAAGTTGCACCTAAGTCCTCGGACAGTGGAAAAGTACGTCAGCAGTTTATTGAGAAAAACAGGCGCTAGCAATAGAGCTGAATTAGTGCGCTTTGCAATGAAACATGGTCTAGTAGAGTGA
- a CDS encoding SGNH/GDSL hydrolase family protein — protein sequence MRDVYLLAAGLLTGLVLPASTLPQQSIFHTDDYPVHGKNKENLQPVVSETLVPTLETSSPEFSEQNLPVATELFLTPSYEPIWKPTSGNELYYHRLAALKAGQIYTRIAEEELKTLWDGNNHQLTYEDWKSLLAMEAKAMAKGQGKNRLSILLGDSLSMWFPKEMLKHENLWLNQGISGDTSSGVLKRLSAFAKTKPSVIYVMVGINDLRQGKSNETILSNYRLIIRRLRQNHPESIIIIQSILPSRLSTIPNNRIRTLNHQLALIAQKEGVNYLNLYSWFADFEGNLREDLTTDGLHLSENGYEVWRSAIERIESQLAFGS from the coding sequence ATGAGGGATGTTTATCTGTTGGCAGCAGGCTTGTTAACAGGATTAGTTTTACCAGCATCGACTTTACCACAACAATCTATTTTTCATACTGATGATTATCCAGTACACGGAAAGAACAAAGAAAACTTACAGCCAGTAGTAAGTGAGACATTAGTCCCCACGTTGGAAACTTCTTCACCAGAATTTAGCGAGCAAAATTTGCCTGTAGCAACAGAATTATTTTTAACACCAAGCTATGAACCTATTTGGAAGCCTACGTCTGGAAACGAACTTTATTATCATAGATTAGCTGCTCTCAAAGCTGGTCAAATTTATACACGCATAGCCGAGGAAGAATTAAAGACATTATGGGATGGTAATAACCATCAATTAACTTATGAAGATTGGAAAAGTTTGTTAGCGATGGAAGCCAAAGCAATGGCCAAGGGTCAAGGTAAAAATCGCTTGAGTATCCTTCTTGGCGATTCCTTGAGTATGTGGTTTCCGAAAGAAATGCTCAAGCATGAAAATTTGTGGTTGAATCAGGGAATTTCCGGCGATACTTCTAGTGGTGTTTTAAAAAGATTATCGGCTTTTGCCAAAACTAAACCGAGTGTCATTTATGTCATGGTTGGGATTAACGACCTACGCCAAGGTAAAAGTAATGAAACGATTTTAAGCAATTATCGCTTGATTATCCGACGCTTACGACAAAATCATCCAGAGAGTATAATTATTATTCAATCTATCTTGCCAAGCCGCTTGTCTACTATTCCTAATAACCGCATTCGTACTCTCAATCATCAACTTGCTTTGATTGCCCAAAAAGAAGGAGTAAATTATCTCAATCTCTATAGTTGGTTTGCAGATTTTGAAGGAAACTTGCGGGAAGATTTAACCACAGATGGTTTACACCTAAGCGAAAATGGATATGAAGTTTGGCGATCAGCAATTGAACGAATAGAATCTCAACTAGCTTTTGGTTCTTAG
- a CDS encoding GNAT family N-acetyltransferase: MKKDDLSLPSSCILRKATSTDIWSIRWLVLSAKLDPTQLNWQQFWVIECEQQVVACGQLRKFSGAQELGSLVVKANWRDRNLGSVLTQQLIHVATQPLYLECLGQRLAEFYHRFGFVPICFEDLPRSLQRKFQLSELGKKLRIVPVVFMHYQDN; the protein is encoded by the coding sequence ATGAAAAAAGATGATTTATCTTTACCATCTAGTTGCATTCTCCGCAAAGCAACATCTACTGATATCTGGTCAATTCGCTGGTTGGTGCTGTCAGCTAAACTTGACCCGACACAATTAAATTGGCAACAATTCTGGGTGATTGAATGTGAACAACAAGTAGTAGCTTGTGGACAACTACGTAAGTTTTCCGGCGCACAAGAACTTGGTAGTTTAGTAGTCAAAGCAAATTGGCGCGATCGCAATTTGGGGAGTGTTCTGACTCAGCAATTAATCCATGTTGCTACTCAACCGCTATACCTGGAGTGTTTGGGTCAGCGTCTGGCTGAATTTTATCACAGGTTTGGTTTTGTACCTATTTGTTTTGAAGATTTACCGCGATCGCTTCAGCGCAAGTTTCAATTATCTGAGTTAGGAAAAAAGTTGCGGATTGTGCCTGTAGTATTCATGCATTACCAAGATAACTAA
- a CDS encoding DUF3067 family protein produces MTGQELRQLLLEKWGRSYDVQLRRTQGKIFLQVMWKYLEQASFPLSEAEYQEHLDSIANYLNYLGGTAQVQEFIQGTRERPRLGKAVSIPLDLGERSTEWLI; encoded by the coding sequence ATGACAGGACAAGAATTACGTCAACTGCTGCTAGAAAAGTGGGGACGCTCTTATGATGTTCAGCTGCGCCGCACTCAAGGTAAAATATTTTTGCAAGTCATGTGGAAATATCTAGAACAAGCTTCTTTTCCCTTAAGTGAGGCTGAGTACCAAGAGCATTTGGATAGTATTGCAAACTATCTGAATTATTTAGGTGGAACAGCACAGGTACAAGAATTTATTCAAGGAACACGAGAACGTCCACGACTTGGGAAAGCTGTCAGTATTCCTCTAGACTTAGGAGAACGTTCAACGGAATGGTTAATATAA
- the petC gene encoding cytochrome b6-f complex iron-sulfur subunit, translated as MAQFSESMDVPDMGRRQFMNLLTFGTVTGVAAGVLFPVVKYFIPPASGGAGGGTTAKDELGNDVSVSKFLESHNVGDRVLVQGLKGDPTYIVVESKEAITDYGINAVCTHLGCVVPWNAAENKFKCPCHGSQYDATGKVVRGPAPLSLALSHASTQDDKIVLTPWTETDFRTGEEPWWA; from the coding sequence ATGGCTCAATTTTCCGAATCAATGGACGTACCCGATATGGGGCGACGCCAGTTCATGAATCTTCTCACTTTTGGAACTGTAACCGGAGTTGCCGCAGGAGTATTATTTCCCGTTGTCAAGTATTTTATCCCGCCTGCAAGTGGTGGTGCTGGTGGTGGTACAACTGCCAAAGATGAATTGGGTAACGATGTCAGTGTCAGCAAGTTTCTAGAAAGCCATAATGTGGGCGATCGCGTTCTAGTTCAGGGACTAAAGGGCGACCCCACTTATATTGTGGTAGAAAGCAAAGAAGCAATTACTGATTACGGAATTAATGCGGTTTGCACCCACTTGGGTTGTGTTGTACCTTGGAACGCTGCTGAGAACAAATTCAAGTGTCCGTGTCACGGTTCTCAATATGATGCAACCGGTAAAGTTGTCCGGGGACCTGCACCGCTATCTTTGGCTTTGTCTCACGCCTCTACACAAGATGATAAAATTGTCCTCACTCCTTGGACAGAAACTGACTTCCGCACAGGCGAAGAACCTTGGTGGGCCTAA
- the petA gene encoding cytochrome f, whose translation MRKALTPARLTRSARVITKTLLIAIATLTFFFTSDLAVPQSAAAYPFWAQQTYPETPREPTGRIVCANCHLAAKPAEVEVPQSVLPDTVFKAVVKIPYNTNVQQVGADGSKVGLNVGAVLMLPEGFKIAPEDRIPEELKEEVGDVYFQPYKEGQDNVLLVGPIPGEQYQEIVFPVLSPDPASDKNIHFGKYAVHLGANRGRGQVYPTGEKSNNTVYTASATGTITKIAKEEDEYGSVKYQLSIQTDSGETVVDTIPAGPELIVSEGQAVKNGDALTNNPNVGGFGQDDTEIVLQDPNRVKWMIAFICLVMLAQIMLILKKKQVEKVQAAEMNF comes from the coding sequence ATGAGAAAAGCCTTGACACCAGCGAGACTAACTCGTAGTGCTAGAGTAATTACCAAAACATTGCTCATTGCGATCGCTACTTTGACATTTTTCTTCACTAGCGATCTAGCCGTACCTCAATCTGCTGCCGCTTATCCATTTTGGGCCCAGCAAACCTATCCAGAAACACCCCGCGAACCGACAGGAAGGATTGTGTGCGCTAACTGCCACCTAGCAGCTAAGCCTGCGGAAGTAGAAGTTCCTCAATCAGTTCTACCTGATACAGTATTTAAAGCGGTAGTCAAAATTCCTTACAACACCAACGTTCAACAAGTAGGTGCTGACGGTTCCAAAGTTGGTTTGAACGTCGGTGCTGTGTTAATGTTGCCAGAAGGCTTCAAGATTGCTCCCGAAGATCGCATTCCTGAAGAATTGAAAGAAGAAGTAGGCGATGTTTACTTCCAGCCTTATAAAGAAGGACAAGATAACGTCCTCCTTGTCGGACCCATCCCTGGCGAACAGTACCAAGAAATCGTCTTCCCAGTTCTTTCCCCTGATCCGGCCAGCGACAAGAACATTCACTTCGGCAAATATGCAGTTCACTTGGGTGCTAACCGGGGACGCGGACAAGTTTATCCCACTGGCGAAAAGAGCAACAATACTGTTTACACAGCTTCCGCTACTGGCACAATTACCAAAATTGCCAAAGAGGAAGATGAATACGGTAGCGTTAAGTATCAACTTAGCATTCAAACTGACTCTGGCGAAACAGTTGTCGATACAATTCCAGCTGGTCCTGAGTTGATTGTTTCTGAAGGACAAGCAGTCAAAAATGGCGATGCTTTGACCAATAATCCTAACGTTGGTGGCTTTGGTCAAGATGACACAGAAATCGTACTGCAAGATCCCAACAGAGTTAAATGGATGATTGCATTCATCTGCTTGGTAATGTTAGCTCAAATCATGCTAATTCTGAAGAAGAAGCAAGTTGAAAAAGTCCAAGCAGCTGAAATGAATTTCTAA